In Urechidicola croceus, a single window of DNA contains:
- a CDS encoding GPW/gp25 family protein has protein sequence MKDTEVSFLGRGWSFPPVFNLTTGSVEMVENEIDIKQSIKIIIGTIPGERMMFPKFGCDIRKFVFESKDPTQIRMLKDVIYDALLYNEPRIKVEEIEITDAYLSKNKEYPQRDGLLFIHIYYTVIITNTRNNVVYPFYSKEGTNL, from the coding sequence ATGAAAGATACAGAAGTTTCATTTTTAGGTAGAGGATGGTCATTTCCGCCGGTTTTTAATCTTACAACTGGTTCGGTTGAAATGGTTGAAAATGAAATTGATATCAAGCAAAGTATTAAAATAATTATCGGAACCATTCCTGGTGAAAGAATGATGTTTCCAAAATTTGGATGTGATATTAGAAAATTTGTTTTTGAATCAAAAGATCCAACACAAATACGAATGTTAAAGGATGTTATTTATGATGCACTATTATACAATGAGCCAAGAATTAAAGTTGAAGAAATTGAAATAACTGATGCATATTTATCTAAAAACAAAGAGTACCCTCAAAGGGACGGGTTACTATTTATACATATTTATTATACCGTAATAATTACAAATACGAGAAACAATGTAGTGTATCCATTTTATTCTAAAGAAGGAACAAACCTTTAA
- a CDS encoding phage tail protein: MAGEAQDNNWPLPKFYFMVDWGSTTNIAFQEVSGLDIEAQPINYRHGNSPVFSEISMPGIVKNSNVTMKKGVFANDNGFWDWYSKIKMNTIERQNVVIKLLDEGGNPTMTWTLNNAWPTKISSTDLKSDGSEVAVETIEIAHEGLTIANG, translated from the coding sequence ATGGCAGGAGAAGCACAAGACAACAATTGGCCACTACCAAAGTTTTATTTCATGGTAGATTGGGGTAGTACTACAAATATTGCCTTTCAAGAAGTGAGTGGTTTAGATATTGAAGCTCAACCGATAAATTATAGACATGGGAATAGTCCCGTTTTTTCAGAAATAAGTATGCCTGGAATAGTTAAGAACAGTAATGTAACTATGAAAAAAGGAGTATTTGCTAATGATAATGGTTTTTGGGATTGGTATAGCAAAATTAAAATGAATACCATCGAGCGACAAAATGTAGTCATCAAACTTTTAGATGAAGGAGGTAATCCTACAATGACATGGACATTGAACAATGCATGGCCTACTAAGATAAGTTCAACAGATTTAAAGTCTGATGGAAGTGAGGTTGCTGTTGAAACAATTGAAATTGCTCATGAAGGATTGACAATAGCAAACGGTTAA
- a CDS encoding CIS tube protein, which translates to MGKLTKMKIVAYKDPDFSSKLGDYDVLVNPENYKAKAEQQFAPTKTIGSSEQTQNYVSGGASLFEMILFFDGTGIISTKKVDTQIQEVKDLTYKFNGDIHEPNYLRVYWGTQTLFQGRLKTWSVNYTMLDKDGTPLRAEVTLSLVSSISIKRKALEERKNSSDLTHVRTVLDGDNLPLMCYKIYGDSSHYIKVAKHNKLTNFRTLEPGKVIAFPPII; encoded by the coding sequence ATGGGGAAACTTACTAAAATGAAAATTGTTGCATACAAAGACCCTGATTTTTCTAGTAAGTTAGGCGATTATGATGTACTTGTCAATCCAGAGAATTATAAGGCAAAGGCCGAACAACAATTTGCTCCAACTAAAACTATTGGTTCAAGTGAACAGACTCAGAATTATGTAAGTGGTGGTGCAAGTTTATTTGAAATGATATTGTTTTTTGATGGTACAGGAATTATTTCAACTAAAAAAGTAGACACTCAAATTCAGGAGGTTAAGGATTTGACATATAAATTTAATGGAGATATTCATGAACCAAATTACCTGAGGGTTTATTGGGGAACTCAAACACTTTTTCAAGGTCGATTGAAAACGTGGAGTGTCAATTATACTATGTTGGATAAGGATGGAACTCCATTAAGAGCCGAGGTAACATTATCATTAGTTTCATCAATAAGTATAAAAAGAAAAGCCCTTGAAGAGCGTAAAAATTCATCCGATCTTACTCATGTGAGAACAGTACTAGACGGAGATAATCTTCCACTTATGTGTTATAAAATTTATGGTGATAGTAGTCATTATATAAAAGTGGCTAAGCACAATAAACTTACCAATTTTCGAACATTAGAACCAGGAAAAGTGATTGCTTTTCCTCCAATAATTTAA
- a CDS encoding DUF5908 family protein, translating to MTLIIKELIIRGIVSNEYSQIDETFFEKEKLSQYLQDMKREIEKECVDTVMQKLETTKIR from the coding sequence ATGACATTAATTATAAAAGAATTGATTATTAGAGGAATTGTATCAAATGAATATTCACAAATTGATGAAACTTTTTTTGAGAAAGAGAAATTATCTCAATATCTACAAGATATGAAGCGAGAAATAGAAAAGGAGTGTGTAGATACTGTTATGCAAAAATTAGAAACTACAAAAATTAGATAA
- a CDS encoding phage tail protein, with protein sequence MSLKNLLIPNYTPPTAFYFSVKFKGFFKEESSFQEVSGLKVTIDTQPKQEGGENQYFLHVPNRPKYSDLILKRSLVHNSELTKWCRDALEDFKFTPRDIHISLLAPGKLSIPNAIKQKAPSSVVNAMLARNAQTLASWHIVQAYPISWELSTLNSTSNQLAIETLTLKYRHFVKEQL encoded by the coding sequence ATGAGTCTTAAAAATCTTCTTATACCAAATTATACGCCACCAACAGCATTTTATTTTTCGGTGAAATTTAAAGGGTTTTTTAAAGAAGAAAGTAGTTTTCAAGAGGTTTCTGGCTTAAAAGTAACAATAGATACTCAACCTAAACAGGAAGGTGGAGAAAATCAATATTTTCTCCATGTTCCTAATAGACCAAAATACAGCGATCTTATTTTAAAAAGAAGTTTAGTACACAATTCAGAACTGACCAAATGGTGTAGAGATGCTTTAGAAGATTTTAAGTTTACTCCAAGAGATATTCATATATCACTTTTGGCACCAGGAAAACTTTCTATTCCTAATGCTATTAAACAAAAAGCACCTTCAAGTGTGGTAAATGCTATGTTGGCTCGCAATGCTCAAACATTGGCTTCTTGGCACATTGTTCAAGCTTATCCAATTTCATGGGAATTATCAACGCTTAATAGTACAAGTAATCAATTGGCTATAGAAACATTGACATTAAAATATAGACATTTTGTAAAAGAACAACTATGA
- a CDS encoding PAAR domain-containing protein has translation MPPAARLTDMHVCPMVTPGLPPIPHVGGPIVGPGTPTVMIGKLPAAVMGDNAVCVGPPDSIIKGSATVMIGGKPAARMGDSTAHGGSIVIGCPTVMIGG, from the coding sequence ATGCCACCAGCAGCAAGATTAACAGATATGCACGTATGTCCAATGGTAACACCAGGATTACCTCCTATTCCTCATGTAGGAGGACCAATTGTTGGACCAGGAACTCCAACGGTGATGATTGGAAAGTTACCCGCAGCAGTTATGGGAGATAATGCAGTATGTGTAGGGCCTCCAGATAGTATTATTAAAGGTTCTGCTACTGTAATGATTGGAGGTAAACCAGCAGCAAGAATGGGAGATAGTACTGCACATGGAGGAAGTATAGTCATAGGATGTCCAACAGTAATGATAGGCGGTTAA
- the vgrG gene encoding type VI secretion system tip protein VgrG: MAKVLQEKDGLIGFDIFINGSKIKDTVEVAAIYIQSEVNKISSASVLIHDGGAMGVENNPFTNSEGKDFIPGNEIKITLGYDGKNIVVFEGIIITQRLMVKIGKSQLEIKCKDKAVNMTKGRFNTIHQDKSDSDVIKSIASNYGLKLTNTTTKLKLPALIQYNCTDWDFIVIRAEMNNSVVLTDKNNLVIKDLDFSESPKYEINCADFVIDIDLDIDCENIADSFELTSWNDKDQKENKVTVKLNDSLSQGNLSAKKMAILSNDAQYYTSATISEDELKLWGNSISSKTVLSKIQGKIVVPGITEISAGDVINISGFSTRFNGKAYVSKIYHSVKEGEWTTTLFIGQPIKWHASLPDVQDISASGLIPASNGFQIAKVKKIDEDPDGNYRVLVTLPTFIGTGQDDGIWARMSFPYASNEAGFFFFPEIDDEVLVTFINNDPRFPVVTGALYNEKNKPKETPDEKNQFKSIYSKSGINIRFDDEDKILVIQTPGENVFTLDDKNKKIELKDVSGNSITMDDSGIVIDSSKDIKLTAKGNIDVSATSGVSINAKSDVNVDGSNVNISAKVGFTAKGNASAEVSASGQTTVKGAMVMIN; the protein is encoded by the coding sequence ATGGCTAAAGTTTTACAAGAAAAAGATGGGTTAATTGGGTTTGATATTTTTATCAATGGTTCAAAAATTAAAGATACTGTTGAGGTCGCTGCTATTTATATTCAATCTGAGGTAAATAAAATTTCATCTGCTTCTGTTCTAATTCATGATGGTGGAGCTATGGGAGTAGAAAACAATCCTTTTACAAATAGTGAAGGAAAAGATTTTATTCCTGGTAATGAAATAAAAATAACTTTGGGTTATGATGGAAAAAATATTGTAGTATTTGAGGGGATAATTATAACACAGCGTCTTATGGTTAAGATTGGAAAATCACAACTTGAAATCAAATGTAAAGACAAGGCTGTAAATATGACCAAAGGTCGATTTAATACTATTCATCAAGATAAGTCTGATTCTGATGTAATCAAAAGCATTGCGTCTAATTATGGACTAAAATTAACTAATACAACTACAAAACTTAAACTCCCAGCTTTAATTCAATATAATTGTACCGATTGGGATTTTATTGTAATCCGTGCTGAGATGAACAATTCGGTTGTGTTAACTGATAAAAATAATTTAGTTATTAAAGACCTTGATTTTAGTGAATCACCTAAATATGAAATTAATTGCGCTGATTTTGTTATTGATATTGATTTAGATATTGATTGTGAAAACATAGCGGATTCTTTCGAGCTTACTTCTTGGAATGATAAGGATCAAAAAGAAAATAAGGTAACAGTTAAATTAAATGACAGTCTTTCGCAAGGAAACTTATCTGCTAAAAAAATGGCCATACTATCAAATGATGCTCAGTATTATACATCAGCCACAATTTCGGAAGATGAGTTAAAATTATGGGGAAATTCGATTTCAAGCAAGACAGTTTTAAGTAAAATTCAAGGTAAAATAGTTGTTCCAGGAATTACAGAAATTTCTGCAGGAGATGTTATTAATATTTCAGGATTTAGCACAAGGTTCAATGGCAAAGCTTATGTTTCAAAGATCTATCATTCGGTAAAAGAAGGAGAATGGACAACGACTTTATTCATTGGGCAACCAATAAAATGGCATGCTTCACTACCAGATGTTCAAGATATTTCGGCTTCAGGATTAATTCCAGCTTCAAATGGTTTTCAAATAGCTAAAGTCAAAAAAATAGATGAAGATCCTGATGGAAATTATCGGGTATTAGTAACACTTCCAACATTTATAGGAACTGGTCAAGACGATGGTATTTGGGCACGAATGTCATTTCCTTATGCTTCTAATGAAGCAGGATTTTTTTTCTTTCCAGAAATTGATGATGAAGTATTGGTCACTTTTATTAATAATGATCCAAGATTTCCAGTTGTAACTGGCGCATTGTATAATGAAAAAAACAAGCCAAAAGAGACTCCAGATGAAAAAAATCAATTCAAGTCAATTTATTCAAAATCAGGAATAAATATTCGGTTTGATGATGAAGATAAAATATTGGTAATACAAACACCAGGAGAAAATGTATTTACTCTTGATGATAAAAATAAAAAAATTGAATTAAAAGATGTCTCTGGTAATTCAATAACTATGGATGATTCAGGGATAGTGATTGATAGTTCAAAAGATATAAAATTAACGGCCAAAGGGAATATTGATGTTTCTGCGACTTCTGGAGTCTCAATAAACGCCAAATCTGATGTGAATGTAGATGGTTCAAATGTGAATATTTCTGCAAAAGTTGGCTTTACAGCCAAAGGTAATGCTTCAGCAGAAGTTTCTGCTTCTGGTCAAACTACAGTAAAAGGAGCAATGGTAATGATAAATTAA
- a CDS encoding phage tail sheath family protein, with protein sequence MTQKLMTPGVYIREESAFPGSVVEVATAIPAFIGYTDIASRNGKSLNNEPTRITSFAEYRLLFGGAFNAKFSLDDTAKDVYEHKITINDQEKYINYKTDNDAFLFKAISLFYQNGGGTCYIVSVGTYRDKEKVEVKKEELETGLDTLLKEQEPTMVVIPDAVKLKDKCYNVYVNVLAHCAKMQSRVAILDIYDGYKDRIRDKTDIIKKFRGNIGTENLNYAAAYYPWLHTSIVQNSDITYENLVPSDDDAAVATDTVDSAAAGEPATTPTDDVSTTAGEPATSEGNAFQTFLASILKEPKAQKVIEDFYKPEEPVTTEDATTVDDTAGDPAATTDTATTDDSATTDEVAVVLTPEQIAQKLAVKKRNFHLGLIATSPTYSNLLNEITAVMNLLPPSSAMAGIYTQVDNSRGVWKAPANISINNVVKPASNITHDDQEDLNVDAISGKSINAIRTFPGIGTLVWGGRTLDGNSLDWKYINVRRTIIMLEQSIKLALRAYVFEPNDSNTWVTVKSMIINFLTDKWKQGALAGSSPEDAFDVQLGLGSTMTSLDILEGRMLVSIKLAIVRPAEFIVVTFQQQMQKS encoded by the coding sequence ATGACACAAAAATTAATGACTCCAGGAGTTTACATTAGAGAGGAAAGTGCCTTTCCAGGATCAGTTGTCGAAGTCGCGACTGCTATTCCAGCATTTATAGGTTATACCGATATAGCCTCAAGAAATGGAAAATCTTTAAATAATGAACCTACTCGAATCACATCTTTTGCAGAATATAGGCTATTGTTTGGTGGCGCTTTTAATGCAAAGTTTTCATTAGATGATACTGCAAAAGATGTTTACGAACACAAAATTACTATTAATGACCAAGAAAAGTATATTAATTACAAGACCGATAATGATGCTTTTCTTTTTAAAGCAATAAGTTTATTTTATCAAAATGGAGGTGGTACATGCTATATAGTTTCAGTAGGAACTTATAGAGATAAAGAAAAGGTTGAAGTTAAAAAAGAGGAACTAGAAACAGGTTTAGATACTTTGCTTAAAGAACAAGAACCTACTATGGTTGTAATACCTGATGCAGTAAAACTAAAGGATAAGTGTTACAATGTTTATGTAAATGTTTTAGCTCATTGTGCTAAAATGCAAAGTAGAGTTGCAATTTTAGATATATATGATGGCTATAAGGATAGAATACGAGACAAGACTGATATAATTAAAAAATTTAGGGGAAACATTGGTACAGAAAATTTAAATTATGCAGCTGCATATTACCCTTGGCTTCATACAAGTATTGTTCAAAATAGTGATATTACATATGAAAATTTAGTCCCAAGTGATGATGATGCAGCTGTAGCAACCGACACAGTAGATTCAGCAGCAGCAGGAGAACCAGCAACTACTCCTACTGATGATGTAAGTACGACTGCAGGAGAACCAGCAACTTCAGAAGGAAATGCCTTTCAAACATTTTTAGCAAGTATTCTAAAAGAGCCCAAAGCACAAAAAGTAATAGAAGATTTTTATAAACCAGAAGAACCAGTTACAACAGAGGATGCTACAACAGTGGATGACACAGCAGGAGATCCAGCAGCCACAACAGATACTGCCACAACAGATGATTCAGCCACAACAGATGAAGTAGCAGTAGTGCTTACCCCTGAACAAATAGCACAAAAACTTGCTGTGAAAAAACGTAATTTTCATTTAGGTCTTATTGCTACAAGCCCTACTTATTCTAATTTACTTAATGAAATAACTGCAGTTATGAACCTTTTACCTCCGTCTAGTGCTATGGCAGGTATCTATACGCAAGTAGATAATAGTAGAGGAGTTTGGAAAGCACCTGCAAATATTAGTATCAATAATGTTGTTAAACCAGCCTCAAATATTACACATGATGATCAAGAAGATTTAAATGTTGATGCTATTTCTGGTAAATCAATTAATGCAATAAGAACTTTTCCAGGAATTGGAACTTTAGTTTGGGGAGGAAGAACTTTAGATGGTAATAGTCTTGATTGGAAATACATTAATGTTAGAAGAACTATTATAATGCTAGAGCAATCAATAAAATTAGCATTAAGAGCTTATGTTTTTGAGCCAAACGATTCTAATACTTGGGTTACAGTTAAAAGCATGATTATTAACTTCTTAACTGATAAGTGGAAGCAGGGAGCATTAGCAGGATCTTCTCCAGAAGATGCGTTTGATGTTCAGTTAGGATTGGGAAGTACAATGACAAGTTTAGATATTTTAGAAGGAAGAATGTTAGTATCAATCAAACTAGCAATTGTGAGACCAGCAGAATTTATCGTAGTAACATTTCAACAACAAATGCAAAAATCTTAA